In Etheostoma cragini isolate CJK2018 chromosome 9, CSU_Ecrag_1.0, whole genome shotgun sequence, the following are encoded in one genomic region:
- the btbd8 gene encoding AP2-interacting clathrin-endocytosis protein isoform X2 has translation MEILLQFMYGAIVDLPPGASASQVVLAADMLGLEGLKDVVEMVLTRDYCRFFPKPIDGVQRTVLECLSLTHALGLQNLHMLCKRWVADHFVKTWCERNFSLLSPELHVACLTAVTETMTVQNAVTMLCGTEQLIGSLPEVKWAQQVRSLATELQEKSLNVLVQHLPRVIRTQAFQDLCRREEFTREPTLLKKLCSAIREGVTVDNCCDLFAAVYSLCGDDMEEESLLEHGEQKQEKPFRQEICTLRGRLWTFLLQTFYAVRHTQGWETLSSKHKERILADAIDKGDNRRLGKKPVFTSSQSRAVKCPLSAPESPPVHRTQRSEIAISSSHSAASAMKSDGLGTANKPVDGHTSKARTGKKPGDRTLAGKAKTASAGSPIVNGTGAAGPRRDGASANGPRSSQGAREHEKKPNPGARPKTSPPSCTSTSQTGVMKAQKTSTGKTDIVGTTQAQPSASSTSGSASPENGASSPRNDTHSIPGAKTKHQTKAVNKSPLTKSPQKSDTTKISSPTNKSSVRDSGKVKTGAAEKASTGVTAARADTKGRGTPDHHVSKHGSSMKKPASPRKEDGKDGLKSLVPDKAASEAHKKKITKPVSATGASAKSSAKPPKASLAPSKQSSVVAAKSGPKPKSTTELSMEKASPKSGGTSKTSAVSASKKSGTKGKETVNGKNSNSKTELAPTENTCDVAVHEDSTEVVLSDRPAVRRTQLTSQGGGDSFSLQLESSPTSQKPEIQSGNTDAPAANKPPHVKSANADTCKQTEGSKVKQSPSGVIPAHISVGQVNEVCCPNSPRDTERPIDTPCSVGSTDTPLEDSWNGIHHQVSPQSETGSTHTTSSDDIKPRSEDYDAGGSQDDDCSNDRGVSKCGTMRCHDFLGRSSSDTSTPEELKMYEGGAGLRVEVRLRGREAETTSEEEGVRQRPRSWLHRDEVPVEEEHSEVEATVTVKSVPDHQLFSSSEEEEEEDEEATEDERSEVEVIPGQAPLPPTEPSPHFQGIVNLAFDDDGVDQENDQPDYQSSNFRRSVLLSVDECEELGSEEGGVQTPPQQPNDAVTSCDVFESDATAPLCKCAPSSDKQDHLICHVESAGLKDKKHDEEQEEKSSVFLTEIQEPVHDESNHIQVDELKSSGPLLDADTKVLPAQERPCHLDLRHTEQYNGGLRKIQTNPPESKKADLHLDLNEPQLTGDTPVHTAESPAGDNGCDRLDQTCKHDRRPSKALSPIYEMDVGEAFEHCLDKDRNVKLKAEDENQRGDDDKSNEFAERDWSLLRQLLSDHESNLGVINPVPEELNLAQYLIKQTLSLSRDCLDSQAFLSPEKETFKRWAELISPMEDSSTSITVTSFSPEDAASPQGEWTIVELETHH, from the exons ATGGAGATCCTGCTCCAGTTCATGTATGGGGCAATTGTGGATCTGCCACCTGGAGCCAGTGCcag TCAGGTGGTGTTGGCAGCCGACATGTTGGGCTTAGAGGGCCTGAAGGATGTGGTGGAGATGGTTCTCACCCGAGACTACTGCCGCTTCTTTCCCAAG CCAATTGACGGTGTTCAGAGAACGGTTCTCGAGTGTCTGTCCCTCACACACGCCTTAGGCCTCCAAAACCTCCACATGCTATGTAAGAG GTGGGTTGCTGATCATTTTGTGAAGACCTGGTGCGAGAGAAACTTTTCCCTGTTGTCCCCTGAGCTTCATGTGGCCTGTCTAACAGCTGTAACTGAAACCATG ACTGTGCAGAACGCAGTAACCATGCTCTGTGGCACTGAGCAATTGATTGGCAGTCTCCCAGAAGTCAAGTGGGCCCAACAGGTAAGGAGTCTCGCCACAGAGCTTCAGGAGAAGAGCCTGAATGTCCTTGTCCAGCATCTCCCCAGAGTCATCCGCACTCAAGCCTTCCAAGACCTTTGCAGG AGAGAAGAGTTTACCCGTGAGCCAACGTTGTTGAAGAAGCTGTGTTCAGCCATCAGAGAAGGTGTGACTGTGGACAACTGCTGTGATCTTTTCGCTGCTGTGTACAGTCTATGTGGAGATGACATGGAAGAGGAATCTCTCCTGGAGCATGGAGAGCAAAAACAAGAGAAG CCATTCAGGCAAGAGATTTGTACGCTGCGCGGTCGACTCTGGACCTTTCTGCTTCAGACCTTTTACGCAGTCCGCCACACGCAGGGATGGGAGACCCTGTCttccaaacacaaagagaggatACTAGCAG ATGCTATTGATAAAGGGGACAATCGGAGACTTGGTAAAAAGCCTGTATTCACTAGCTCACAG tcaAGGGCTGTAAAATGCCCTTTATCTGCACCTGAGAGTCCGCCTGTGCACAGGACCCAGAGGTCCGAAATTGCAATTTCCTCCTCCCATAGTGCTGCATCAGCCATGAAGTCTGATGGACTGGGGACAGCTAACAAACCAGTAGATGGTCACACATCCAAGGCAAGGACTGGGAAGAAGCCTGGAGACCGGactttagcaggaaaagcaaaGACAGCATCAGCTGGCTCACCAATTGTCAATGGCACAGGAGCTGCAGGGCCCAGGCGGGATGGAGCCAGTGCCAATGGCCCCAGAAGCTCTCAAGGTGCTAGAGAGCACGAAAAGAAGCCAAACCCAGGTGCACGGCCTAAAACATCTCCCCCAAGCTGCACATCTACAAGCCAGACGGGGGTAATGAAGGCTCAAAAGACCTCAACAGGAAAGACTGACATTGTTGGCACCACCCAAGCTCAGCCCAGCGCTTCATCCACATCAGGCAGCGCCTCGCCAGAGAACGGTGCCAGCAGCCCTCGCAACGACACCCACTCCATCCCAG gtGCAAAGACCAAACACCAGACTAAGGCGGTAAACAAATCCCCACTAACAAAATCTCCTCAGAAATCAGATACAACGAAGATCAGCAG TCCTACCAATAAGTCAAGTGTGAGAGACAGTGGCAAAGTCAAGACTGGTGCAGCAGAGAAAGCCTCTACTGGAGTGACAGCAGCAAGAGCTGACACCAAGGGAAGAGGCACACCAGACCACCATG TCTCTAAGCATGGATCCTCTATGAAAAAGCCAGCATCCCCTAGAAAAGAAGACGGCAAAGACGGTTTGAAATCCTTAGTACCAGACAAAGCAGCCAGTGAGGCTCATAAAAAGAAGATCACAAAACCCGTTTCGGCGACTGGAGCCTCAGCTAAATCCAGTGCTAAACCACCAAAAGCCTCTTTGGCCCCCTCCAAGCAATCTTCAGTAGTAGCTGCCAAGTCTGGACCAAAGCCAAAAAGTACTACTGAATTATCAATGGAGAAAGCTTCTCCAAAATCTGGAGGAACTTCCAAAACCTCAGCTGTGTCTGCCTCCAAGAAATCAGGAACTAAAGGAAAAGAGACGGTGAATGGTAAAAATTCAAACAGCAAAACTGAGCTTGCTCCAACTGAGAACACTTGTGACGTTGCAGTGCATGAAGATAGTACAGAAGTAGTGCTTTCTGACCGGCCTGCAGTGCGCAGAACACAGTTAACCAGCCAGGGCGGAGGGGATTCATTTAGCCTTCAACTAGAATCATCCCCTACAAGTCAAAAGCCTGAAATACAGTCAGGAAACACTGATGCACCAGCAGCTAACAAACCCCCCCATGTCAAATCTGCTAATGCAGACACTTGCAAACAGACTGAAGGGAGTAAAGTAAAACAGTCTCCAAGCGGTGTCATCCCCGCTCACATCAGCGTAGGGCAAGTTAATGAGGTCTGCTGCCCAAATTCTCCGAGAGACACAGAACGCCCTATAGACACCCCCTGCAGCGTGGGAAGCACTGACACTCCCTTAGAGGACTCCTGGAACGGCATCCACCATCAGGTCAGCCCACAGTCTGAGACTGGCAGCACACACACCACTTCCTCTGACGACATCAAGCCCCGCTCAGAGGACTACGACGCAGGAGGCTCGCAAGATGACGACTGCTCCAACGACAGAGGTGTTTCCAAGTGTGGCACTATGCGCTGTCATGACTTCTTGGGTCGGAGTAGTAGTGACACAAGCACCCCAGAGGAGTTAAAGATGTACGAAGGTGGTGCAGGGTTGAGAGTAGAGGTTCGGCTGCGTGGACGAGAAGCAGAGACTACCAGCGAGGAGGAGGGAGTAAGACAGCGTCCTCGTTCCTGGTTGCATAGAGACGAGGTTCCTGTTGAGGAGGAGCACTCTGAGGTCGAGGCCACGGTGACTGTAAAAAGCGTCCCTGACCACCAGCTCTTCTCATcctcagaggaggaggaggaggaagatgaagaggcaACGGAAGATGAGAGGTCTGAAGTTGAGGTGATTCCAGGTCAGGCGCCGCTGCCGCCAACTGAGCCCTCACCCCACTTTCAAGGCATTGTCAACCTAGCTTTCGATGATGACGGTGTAGACCAGGAGAATGACCAGCCCGACTACCAGTCTTCTAACTTCCGTCGCTCAGTGTTACTCTCTGTTGATGAGTGTGAGGAGTTGGGCTCAGAAGAGGGCGGCGTCCAAACTCCACCTCAACAGCCCAATGACGCTGTCACTTCCTGTGATGTTTTTGAGTCTGACGCTACAGCTCCTCTGTGCAAATGTGCCCCTTCCAGTGACAAACAAGACCACCTGATTTGCCATGTCGAAAGTGCAGGCCTGAAGGACAAAAAACATGACGaggaacaagaagaaaaatcctCTGTATTTCTTACAGAGATACAGGAGCCCGTGCACGATGAGAGTAATCACATCCAGGTGGATGAATTGAAGTCCAGCGGCCCTCTCCTGGATGCTGACACTAAAGTCCTCCCTGCCCAGGAGCGCCCATGCCACCTAGATCTGCGACACACTGAACAATACAACGGAGGACTGCGCAAAATTCAGACCAATCCCCCAGAAAGCAAGAAAGCTGATTTACATCTAGACTTAAATGAGCCTCAGCTGACAGGGGACACTCCTGTACATACTGCAGAATCTCCAGCAG GGGACAATGGTTGTGACAGATTGGATCAAACCTGCAAACATGACCGCCGACCATCCAAAGCCCTCTCTCCCATTTACGAGATGGATGTTGGAGAAGCCTTTGAGCACTGCTTGGACAAGGACAGGAATGTTAAACTGAAGGCAGAGGATGAAAATCAAAGAGGGGATGATGACAAAAGCAATGAGTTTGCAGAACGTGATTGGAGCTTGCTTAGGCAGCTTCTCTCAGACCATGAGTCCAATCTGGGCGTCATAAATCCTGTGCCAGAGGAGCTCAACCTGGCCCAGTACCTTATCAAGCAGACACTGTCCCTGTCACGTGACTGCCTGGACTCGCAGGCCTTCCTGTCCCCAGAGAAGGAGACCTTTAAACGCTGGGCGGAGCTCATCTCGCCCATGGAGGACTCCTCCACCAGCATCACGGTCACCAGCTTCTCCCCGGAAGACGCTGCATCGCCACAGGGGGAGTGGACCATCGTGGAACTGGAAACACATCACTGA
- the LOC117949905 gene encoding uncharacterized protein C1orf146 homolog: MATNKEETPQWKTTIIISTSLQSHDTIRMISAQQHRIRFSDSVESGAFIFPLSGTAFLLVDPQDLLEHFEESGLIHRIKTFVQVHRNSFLLLYAPFNGKKELEILSAIQLRFFGTNLRTLPVRNNAEIVKGMMTIAKATSKPHVDSIRDRMSLARAHIIESSPVWEMLRDIL; this comes from the exons ATGGcaacaaacaaagaagaaactCCTCAGTGGAAAACAACGATAATAATCAGCACGTCACTCCAG AGCCATGACACAATCAGGATGATTAGTGCGCAGCAGCACCGAATCCGATTTTCAGACAGTGTTGAGTCGGGAGcctttattttccctctgtcaG GTACGGCATTTCTTTTGGTTGACCCTCAAGATCTCCTGGAGCATTTTGAGGAATCTGGACTCATTCATAGGATAAAGACATTTGTGCAAGTACACCGGAACAGCTTTCTACTTCTATATGCCCCCTTTAATGGGAAAAAGGAACTGGAAATCTTGTCGGCAATTCAACTGAG attCTTTGGCACCAATCTCAGGACTCTGCCTGTGCGAAACAATGCAGAGATTGTCAAAGGAATGATGACAATTGCCAAG GCCACCAGTAAGCCCCATGTAGACAGTATCCGTGACCGGATGTCTCTGGCTCGGGCTCACATCATTGAAAGCAGTCCTGTGTGGGAGATGCTTAGAGACATTCTATAA
- the LOC117949903 gene encoding glomulin-like has protein sequence MMNEDQVNDIIQRWQNTPEEDLKPEDYQQFKDFGSACLTEVDSAQLLKFLQDEKNQEIVKSMGWVLMAPLVNEVVQKEKSLDHCQAAITHLTRTCSPNKLLPSLLELIEDIDPGAISETILTIVPHLQTVLLQLDDNKAACVGLALTALQKQLSRLPVPYTQQQEEADEYGLCRCYNALAVSMKPFIEEVKRKNENCNATSEDEELRTELLKFCMRSLREPLLEAELNRDKKSSLWFFATEIMVTLPAIQESLSELLFFSTLKKSTQTDNSQSTESRACLAYLLFVQLITNDSFPAVFSPVFVLQCNMEYINQLLSSKNESYLLKGLALYAKSLESVQDNSLPVSLLELRSFYSVPQNLRHLLTDCPMQHLRKSGLQVLQLFINKLDAEAKHKFFRCMFKTSNHAGVESYIIKNIRNQVEFSLKPGNANEWFLGEEFLSLLELVLYLPQGAETDLLNSMDRIMENLNLLRYLFIRDRELRRTTGVWEELCKLKDEYLKMLRVCISISRGYYSAELKALREAQKLKAKEARDAARSTRLGKSITVPHEKVSNMSPQVQHQVLQSALVTFDLMESVIVRIEEITEEKLKIPN, from the exons AGAAGAAGATTTGAAGCCAGAGGACTACCAGCAGTTTAAGGATTTTGGATCTGCCTGTCTCACCGAGGTTGACAGTGCACAACTACTGAAATTTCTTCAGGATGAGAAAAACCAG GAGATTGTGAAGTCTATGGGTTGGGTTTTAATGGCACCTCTTGTAAACGAAGTAGTTCAAAAAGAGAAGAGTCTTGATCACTGCCAGGCTGCCATCACACATCTTACCAGG ACTTGCAGCCCAAATAAACTCTTGCCCAGCTTGCTTGAACTGATTGAAGACATTGATCCAGGGGCCATTTCTGAGACCATCTTAACCATTGTTCCACATCTTCAAACAG TGTTGCTTCAGCTGGACGACAACAAAGCAGCCTGCGTGGGCTTGGCTCTGACCGCCCTGCAAAAGCAGTTGTCCAGGCTGCCTGTGCCTTATAcccagcagcaggaggaagCTGATGAGTATGGTCTGTGTCGCTGCTACAACGCCTTGGCTGTGTCTATGAAGCCATTCATCGAGGAGGTGAAGAGGAAAAATGAAAACTGCAATGCCACGTCTGAGGATGAGGAGCtaaggactgagcttctcaagTT CTGCATGAGGAGCTTGAGGGAGCCCTTACTCGAGGCTGAACTGAACCGGGATAAAAAATCATCACTGTGGTTCTTTGCAACAGAGATAATg GTCACACTACCTGCAATCCAAGAGTCTCTGTCAGAGCTCCTGTTCTTCAGCACTCTGAAGAAAAGCACCCAGACAGACAACAGTCAGTCCACGGAGTCGAGAGCTTGTCTGGCTTATCTACTGTTTGTTCAGCTCATCACCAACGACAGCTTTCCTGCAGTATTCAG TCCTGTATTTGTTCTTCAGTGCAACATGGAATACATCAATCAACTTCTCAGTAG CAAAAATGAATCATACCTGCTCAAAGGACTG GCACTGTATGCAAAAAGCTTGGAGAGTGTGCAGGACAACAGCCTTCCAGTGAGTCTACTGGAACTGAGGAGCTTCTATAGTGTACCACAG AACCTAAGGCACCTTCTTACTGACTGCCCAATGCAGCATTTG AGAAAATCAGGACTACAGGTTTTACAGCTATTTATCAATAAATTAGATGCTGAAGCCAAGCACAAGTTCTTCAG GTGCATGTTTAAAACCAGCAACCATGCAGGAGTAGAGAGTTACATCATAAAAAACATCAGGAATCAAGTTGAATTTTCTCTGAAG CCGGGTAATGCCAATGAGTGGTTCCTTGGGGAGGAGTTTCTCTCCTTGTTGGAACTGGTGTTGTATTTGCCACAAGGTGCTGAGACAGATTTGCTGAACAGTATGGATAG GATAATGGAGAATCTAAATCTTCTTCGCTACCTCTTTATTAGAGACAGAGAACTAAGGAGAACT ACAGGTGTGTGGGAAGAGCTGTGCAAGCTCAAAGATGAATATCTAAAAATGCTCCGCGTGTGTATCAGCATTTCAAGAGGATATTATTCCGCTGAACTGAAGGCACTGAGGGAGGCTCAAAAGCTAAAAGCAAAAG AAGCTAGAGATGCTGCCAGATCCACCAGGTTAGGAAAAAGCATTACAGTGCCACATGAGAAAGTGTCCAATATGTCCCCACAGGTCCAGCACCAG GTGTTGCAGAGTGCTTTGGTGACATTTGACCTGATGGAGAGTGTTATAGTCCGTATCGAAGAGATCACAGAGGAAAAGCTGAAGATCCCAAACTAA